The proteins below come from a single Mycobacterium parmense genomic window:
- a CDS encoding response regulator transcription factor — protein sequence MKVLLVEDEPLLAAALARGLRAEGFVVVAAEDGIEGLHEAIENDFDVVVLDIMLPGHSGYEVLRRMRAQGVWTPVLMLTAKDGEYDETDAFDLGADDYLTKPFSFRVLVARMRALERRGAPERPVVLTAGSLSLDPARHTVQRGSTPINLTPREYGVLEYLMRKKDMVVTKAEILSNVWDAHHEGPDNVVEVYVGYLRRKIDVPFATDTIETIRGVGYRLR from the coding sequence ATGAAAGTCTTGCTCGTCGAGGACGAGCCACTGCTGGCGGCGGCCTTGGCGCGGGGGTTGAGGGCGGAGGGATTCGTCGTGGTGGCCGCCGAGGACGGCATCGAGGGCCTGCACGAGGCGATCGAGAACGACTTCGACGTGGTGGTACTCGACATCATGCTGCCCGGCCACAGCGGATACGAGGTGCTGCGCCGGATGCGGGCGCAAGGCGTGTGGACCCCCGTGTTGATGTTGACCGCCAAAGACGGTGAGTACGACGAGACCGACGCCTTCGATCTTGGCGCGGATGACTACCTGACCAAACCGTTTTCGTTTCGGGTCCTGGTCGCGCGCATGCGGGCGCTGGAGCGCCGCGGCGCTCCCGAGCGCCCGGTGGTGCTGACCGCGGGATCGCTGTCGCTGGACCCCGCGCGGCATACGGTCCAGCGTGGCTCGACGCCGATCAACCTGACCCCCCGCGAATACGGGGTGCTGGAGTATCTGATGCGCAAGAAGGACATGGTGGTGACCAAAGCCGAGATCCTGTCCAATGTCTGGGATGCCCACCACGAGGGCCCCGACAACGTGGTCGAGGTGTATGTGGGATATCTGCGCCGCAAGATCGATGTCCCATTCGCGACCGACACGATCGAGACGATTCGCGGAGTGGGCTACCGGCTGAGGTGA
- a CDS encoding MFS transporter: MDRLPITSWHRRAVVVVGLGLFFEIYEVFLAGVLSGVLSHRFHLGKSEVSMLLASAFFGMFLGALAFGPITDRLGRRFGFLLSLSVYSVFSLVGAFSVGPVMLVATRFLAGLGIGAAPPIADCYLADLLPANGRGRYTAWAYTLSFGGVPLAGFLGRWLVPRAPFGFEGWRWMFAVGALGAVVVFALRAALPESPRWLESVGRVREAEAIVERLELQAGADLLPEPDVRAPAPDQPGRRRQLLMPPYRRRTLMMMAFHLLQTWGYYGFGTLAPMVLKAKGFDIPETLLFSAMTFLGYPIGSALSVPVMERFERKHLVVGAAAGMAALGLGFGLATSTGPIVVCGLGYTLVSNIFSNTFHVYQAEIFPTQLRATAVGSAYSLSRLSSGLMPFVLVPLLHTRGPDALFAAVATALAIVAVDIGMFGPRTTGRALDGV, translated from the coding sequence ATGGATCGGCTGCCGATCACCTCGTGGCACCGACGCGCCGTGGTGGTCGTCGGACTGGGCCTGTTTTTCGAGATCTACGAGGTGTTCCTGGCCGGTGTGCTCAGCGGAGTCCTGAGTCACCGCTTCCATCTCGGCAAATCCGAAGTGTCGATGCTCCTGGCCTCGGCTTTCTTCGGGATGTTCCTCGGTGCGCTGGCGTTCGGCCCGATCACCGACCGGTTGGGGCGGCGGTTCGGATTCCTTCTGTCACTGAGTGTTTACTCGGTGTTCTCCTTGGTCGGTGCGTTCAGCGTCGGTCCCGTGATGCTGGTGGCGACGCGATTCCTGGCCGGGCTGGGAATCGGTGCCGCACCCCCGATCGCCGACTGCTACCTCGCCGACCTGCTGCCGGCGAACGGGCGGGGCAGATACACGGCGTGGGCCTACACGTTGTCGTTCGGCGGAGTTCCGCTCGCCGGCTTCCTCGGCCGGTGGCTGGTGCCGAGGGCTCCGTTCGGCTTCGAGGGCTGGCGGTGGATGTTCGCGGTGGGCGCGCTCGGCGCGGTCGTCGTGTTCGCCCTGCGCGCCGCGCTGCCCGAGTCGCCGCGGTGGCTGGAATCGGTCGGGCGCGTTCGGGAGGCGGAGGCCATCGTCGAACGGCTCGAACTGCAGGCCGGTGCCGATCTGCTTCCCGAACCGGACGTTCGGGCTCCGGCGCCGGACCAGCCCGGCCGGCGCAGGCAACTGCTGATGCCGCCTTACCGGCGCCGCACGCTGATGATGATGGCCTTCCACCTGCTGCAGACCTGGGGTTACTACGGTTTCGGCACGCTGGCACCGATGGTGTTGAAGGCGAAGGGTTTTGACATCCCGGAGACGCTGCTGTTCAGCGCTATGACCTTCCTCGGGTACCCGATCGGGTCCGCGTTGTCGGTGCCGGTGATGGAACGCTTCGAGCGCAAGCACCTGGTGGTCGGCGCGGCCGCCGGAATGGCAGCTCTTGGGCTGGGATTCGGCCTGGCGACCTCCACCGGCCCGATCGTGGTGTGCGGGCTGGGCTACACCTTGGTGAGCAACATCTTCTCGAACACGTTCCACGTCTATCAGGCCGAGATCTTCCCGACGCAACTGCGCGCCACGGCGGTCGGCAGCGCCTACTCCCTGTCCCGGCTGTCCAGCGGACTGATGCCGTTCGTGCTCGTGCCCCTGCTGCACACCCGGGGTCCCGATGCGCTGTTCGCCGCGGTAGCGACCGCGCTGGCGATCGTCGCCGTGGACATCGGAATGTTCGGGCCGCGTACGACGGGGCGCGCGCTGGACGGGGTGTGA
- a CDS encoding COG4705 family protein, which produces MIEPTLSVTATKHQVPLSKVPAVTVWFWVIKILCTTVGESVADWVSVALGAGLHATALIFTLLLAAVLAWQLRLDRYRPYAYWLTVVVFSVTGTLYTDILTDDLGVPLAVSTTAFAVALAVVFGVWYARERSLSIHSIVTLPRESFYWLAVLVTFALGTAAGDWTLQLTGWGPGVSVLLPAALIAAIAGGWSIGANPVLSFWLAYTLTRPLGANLGDWLASPRSGHGLNLGTAATSVLFLAAIVATVAFLTATGTDVIEERPQQGLIPTSPMRERILLAYYLLLAAAAGALLIFFAHRPHSAAAPEEEAPTAVPTATVASGELTAHFPPAEIAKFRAIAASTLEKVRAGDQSGAKARIKELERAWDEDESSLKPMDQGAWGVLDHQIDDALHAVRASRPDAAGETAALKALLADFG; this is translated from the coding sequence ATGATTGAGCCAACCCTGTCTGTGACCGCCACCAAACATCAAGTGCCGCTGAGCAAAGTCCCAGCGGTGACGGTGTGGTTCTGGGTCATCAAGATCCTGTGCACGACGGTGGGTGAAAGCGTCGCGGACTGGGTCAGCGTCGCGCTTGGGGCGGGTTTGCACGCCACCGCACTGATCTTTACGCTGCTGTTGGCCGCGGTCCTGGCCTGGCAGTTGCGCCTCGACCGCTATCGTCCCTACGCCTACTGGCTGACCGTGGTCGTCTTCAGTGTGACCGGTACGCTTTACACCGACATCCTCACCGACGATCTCGGTGTCCCCCTGGCGGTGAGCACCACCGCATTCGCCGTCGCGTTGGCCGTCGTCTTCGGCGTGTGGTACGCGCGGGAACGCAGCCTGTCGATCCACAGTATCGTGACGCTGCCGCGCGAGTCGTTCTATTGGCTTGCCGTGCTGGTGACTTTCGCGCTCGGTACCGCGGCGGGCGACTGGACGCTTCAGCTCACCGGCTGGGGTCCAGGGGTTTCGGTGCTCCTGCCCGCCGCACTGATCGCCGCCATCGCCGGGGGATGGTCGATCGGCGCGAACCCGGTGCTGTCGTTCTGGCTCGCGTACACACTGACCCGCCCGCTGGGCGCCAACCTCGGTGACTGGTTGGCCTCGCCGCGCTCGGGTCACGGCCTGAACCTGGGGACCGCGGCCACGAGCGTGCTTTTTTTGGCCGCGATCGTGGCCACGGTGGCATTCCTCACCGCCACCGGCACCGACGTCATCGAGGAGCGCCCGCAGCAGGGGCTCATCCCGACAAGCCCCATGCGCGAACGGATTCTGCTCGCCTACTACCTCCTGCTGGCCGCGGCCGCCGGGGCGTTGCTGATCTTCTTCGCGCACCGTCCACATTCCGCGGCGGCACCGGAGGAGGAAGCGCCCACCGCGGTTCCGACCGCCACGGTCGCCTCCGGCGAGTTGACGGCTCACTTCCCGCCGGCGGAGATCGCAAAGTTCCGCGCCATCGCCGCGTCCACCCTGGAGAAGGTGCGAGCCGGCGATCAAAGCGGCGCCAAGGCGCGCATCAAGGAACTGGAAAGAGCTTGGGATGAAGACGAATCCAGCCTGAAGCCGATGGACCAGGGCGCCTGGGGTGTCCTCGACCATCAGATCGACGACGCGTTGCACGCGGTGCGGGCGAGCCGACCCGACGCGGCCGGGGAGACGGCGGCTCTGAAGGCCCTGCTCGCCGACTTCGGCTGA